CGCGCAATATCTGGCAGGTTGACCGTCTGCACTAGTTGCTCGTCTAAATATCTGCCGGGTTGGCCATGCCTCCGACGTGACCGCGTAGAGGAGTGGGGTGCAGGTGGCCACCCTGGCGGATAATCCGGGGTTCCCGGCGGTTTGGAAGCGCCTCAGAGGGCTAGCTGTCCGGGGCGTATTCCAGGATGTCTCCCGGCTGGCACTCTAGGACCTTGCAGATTGCGTCTAACGTCGAGAAGTGGATCGGCGTGGCACGACCGCTCTTCAACACTGAAACATTAACCGGGGGGAGGGGGACGCCGATTCCAGGCGCTCTGGTTTGCCAATCAGATAGGGAACCTTTTGGCCTAAATTTGCCGCGTGTCGTGTCCTGATCTGATTGGCAAACCAGATGCGGGTTATCCGAGGGTTGCTTCCACCTTCACTGTCGTTCCCGAAGGAGCAATTGGGACGGGGGACGAGGGATCCATCTCCTTGCCGTCGACCACCAGTTTCGCGACGCCCTTTGAGATTCCAGCCGGATTTGTCACCTCGATGTCGTAGGTGGCCCCGCGCCACTTTCGTGAAACTTTGAAACCGTCCCAGTCGTCAGGGATCGAGGGATCAACAATCAGGCCCTCCATCGTGGGTCGCACGCCCAGGATGTACTTGGTGACAGCCGTGTACATCCAGCCCGCCGTGCCAGTGAGCCATGGGTTCTGCGCCTTGCCGAAATCCTCGTGATCACGCCCGTAAATGAACTGGACGTAGGCGTAAGGCTCGGCCCCTCGTACCTCGATGTTGTCGTTCTGTTTGAACGGAGAGATGGAGTCGTAGAACTCAACCGCCCGGTCTCCTCGCCCCAGCTTTGCCTCGGCAATGATCGGCCAAGCGTTCGGGTGACTGAAAATCGCCCCGTTCTCTTTGATGCCGGGATACACGCGCGTCACGAATCCAACCGTGTCGTCAACTGTTCGGAATGCGGGCCAGTTCAAGTGGTTGCCGTACTGAGAGCCGAGCAATTCTCGGACCGAGTCCATCGATTTTTCCCCGCGCTCCTGCGATGCGATCCCCGCAATCACCGGCCAAGCCTGATGTTCGAGGAATATCTTGCCTTCAGCATTCGCATTCGACCCGATCTTCACGCCATCACGGGTATAGCCGCGAATCCACCATTCGCCGTCCCACAGTTGCTCGTTGCTGACCCTCTCGATCCGCTCCAGTTCCTTCCGGTACTTCTCCACATCGTCGATCCGGCCCAAAGACGAGGCCATCGGCAAGAACTCGCTTATCGCCCAGGCATGCAGGAAGGTAACTAGTGATGTCTCTCCTCCGCCCAGATTTAGACAGTCATTCCAATCGGCACGCAGCCCCAGCGCTACGCCGTTCTGTCCGACCTGCTCAGCAGAGAAGTCCAAGGCCGCCAACAAATGCTCATACACCGCCCCGGGGTTCCCGTCCGCGAACGGAATCACCTCATCCAAGAAATCGACATCGCCCGTTTCCTTCACATACTCGAGCACCGATGGCACCAACCAAAGGTGATCGTCTGAGCAAGTGTCTTCGAGGCCATGAATCAGGTCATCAGTCGAGGGCGTCGGCACAATGGTGGGCGAGGGGATATCCGGTAGTTTCTCCGCATCGGGATCAAATGCCTTCGGGTCGAATAGGTGCAACCCGTAGCCCTGCGACACCTGGGCCCGGAGCAGTTCGATTATGCGCTGCTTCGTCTTGGTTGGATTCGTGTGAATCACACTCATTACGTCCTGCGCGGTGTCCCGGTATCCCAGTCCGTTTCGCCCACCGACCTCGACGAACGAAGCAAACCTGGACCACACCACGCATGTCTCCGCCTGGAGTAGCGTCCAAGCGTTGATAAGGGTATTCATTCCCTCATTTGGCGTCTCGATATGAAGTTGCGACTGCTTGTTCTTCCAATAGTCCTGAAGCCGAGCAAACTCTGCGTCGACGTTCGCCATGTCCGAGTATTTCGCCTGCATCTTTCGGCCGACCAGCTCCCGTGAGCCGTGGCCGAGAACGTATACCAGCCGCTTCGTTTCGCCCGGCTCGAGAGTGATCTTGTGAAGTAGGGCTGCACAGTGATTCTGTGTCGTGCCCTGGGAGTTGCTTCCCTCACCACGAGCGACCCCCAACGGATCCGACTCTGTGCGGTACGGCCCGATGAACCTGTCACGCAGGGTGTCGTACGAGGAGGGTTCCTCCGAGGAGGTGAAATAGTGGAACGTCCACGGTTCATAGTAGAAGTCGTATTCGATAATCCCGTCCTCGTACGTCGAACCGGACGCGTAGAGGGACATCTGCAGATTCTGATTGTCGATGGTGATTGTGTGGAAGGAGAATTCTGTGTACGAGGAAGTGGTCAGTTCCCGCCGCTGATCCGTTGTGTTCGTCAGGGTAACGTCCCAGATTTCCAGATCGTCGTCAAGGGGGATAAACACCGTCTGCGAGGCGTCGATGCCCCGGTATGAGACCTCGTACCGTGTATATCCGAGGCCGTGGGCGGAGGTGTAAAGCGCAGAATCTTCGGCGGTTCTCGCCTTACCGTCCAGGTCGTCCTCTTCCGCCCTAAATGGGAGTCCGACGGGTTGCCAGGAGATTGACCAGAATGCCCCGTTGGCATCGTCGCGAACATAGACGTACTTGCCGGGCCGGTCTAGCGGGACCCCGTTCTGGCGGAAGCGGGTGATACGTCCGTATTCGGGCGACTTGTAGTAGCTGTATCCACCGCCGTTGTGAGAAACGACTGCGCCGTAGTCCTTGGTCCCCAGGTAGTTGGTCCATGAGACGGGAACATCGGGTCGGTCGATGACGTACTCGTCAGTGGCGGTATCGAAGTGTCCGTACTTCATTAACGAGAGCTTTCTTATTGCGGGGCCGGGCTACGCGGTTACGAAACCCTTGAGCCAATCCAGTAGTTCTTGTGCTTTCTCCGGCGAGTCTGCCTCGACAAACATACGCAACACCGGCTCGGTTCCAGAGAAGCGGAGCAGCGCCCAGTTGTCGTTCTCCAGCATGATTTTCACGCCGTCTTCACGCCGCACCTCGACCACGGGGTAGGGTCCAATGTGCGTCAGTGGTTCAGCTTCGAGACGTCGGGGAACGGCCACACGCATTTCCGGGGTCGCAGGGACACCGGCTTCCAGTTGATAGAGTCGTCCGGTGATCTGGTAGATCATTTCGCGCAGCTCAGAGATGCGCTTGCCGGTGCGGGCCAGCATTTCAGCCACCAGTGCGCAGGCAAATATTCCGTCCTTGCCGAGGATCCAGCCACGGATAGTCAGGCCCCCCGACGACTCACCGCCCATGACTGCGTCGATCTCTTCCATTCCAGCGGTTACGTGCTTGAAACCGACTTTGCACTCGCGGACTTCCTCGCCGAAGTGGTGGGCGAGGCGGTCGAGGAGGTGTGTAGTGGCGACGTTGCGGACGACACCACCCTTTTCTCCTCGTACCTCATGCAGGTACCAGTAGAGGAGGAGTAGCAGGTCGTTCGTGGTGATGTACTCGCCGGTCTCGTCGACGATCCCGATGCGGTCGGAATCGCCGTCCGTTGCCATCCCTAGATCGTATTTTCCCTCGCCCGCCTTGATCATGCCGATGAGGGCAGAGAGGCGTTCGGAGTCGGGGGCAGGGGCAACTCCGCCGAAGAGCGGGTTGTGGGAAGAGTGGATGAACTCTGATTGGACGCGCATATCCGAGAGGATCGTCCCCAGGGTAAGTTGGCTGGTGCCGTACATCGGATCGACGATGACACGCAGGCCTCGTCCCCGGACTTCTTCGACGTCCACGATCTCCTCAATGGCATCGATGTAGGGGTCGGTCAGAGACTTCTCGACGACAATGCCCGCCTTCTTGGCGAGGGCTAGGTCAAGGGAAATGACGTCATCGACTGTGAGTGCGTTTGCCTCGTCCTGGTAGCGGTCAGTCTCAACATCCAAGGGCAGCGAGCCGTCCGCGCGGAACACCTTGACGCCGTTCCAGTTGGGCGGGTTGTGGGACGAGGTGATGATGATGCCGTAAGCCGCGCCAAGGTAGGGGGCGGCGAAGGTGACAAGTGGGGTCGGAACATCGTCGGGCAATAGAGTCACGGGGATGTTGTTGCCGGCGAAGACTTCGGCGGCGGCCTCGGCGGACTCACGTGAGAGGAAACGCCGGTCACCGCCGATGACGACTCCCTTGTCTTCGATACCCTGGCGGGTGGCCTCGTTCGCGATGGCTTGACTGAGGCGGCGCAGGTTGCCAAGGGTATATCCCTCGCCAATGATTGCGCGCCAGCCGCCGGTGCCGAATTTGATGGTGGTGTCGGTGTCTTTCTTAGGCATGAATAGGCGTTTGAGGACGATGTCGGCTGCCTTTTGTAGTTCCTCATCCGTATTTATTCCCTGAACCTCATCAGTGTCGTAGATGCGGTATGTGGAGATTCTTTGGCCTTCGTCGATGAAACTACGGGCGACTTCGGTGAGGCGGTGCTCATCCTGCTTTGCGAGAGAATCGATTTTTTCAAGCAGAGTAGCGGGGGCAGCAACGTAGGACCCCACGTTGATCTCGTGGTTTTGCGCCGAGTCGGCTAGGTCTTCTGGTTCAATGATCGCTGCTACGCGCCCGGAGTCGCCACGCTGGACCCGGCCGTAGGGTAGTGGCTGGTCGACGTGAGCGGTAAGCAAACTGAAGTCTGCAGCAAGAAGATGATGACGGTTTAGGAGTCCCCGCAGAGAGTCCGCCCGAAGCAAGGGCGTATCGCCATACGTAACTAATAGTTGCTCGGTGTCGGCAGGAATGGAATCTTGGGCGAGCGCGACGGCGTTGCCGGTGCCTAGAGCCTCGGACTGCTCTACGTAGGTGAGTTCTGGTCCCAGAAGTTCACGGATCTTTGTGTCGCCCTTGGAGACGACGACAATGATTCGATCGGGCGGGATTACTTCGCGAACATTATCGAGGGCAAGTTGAACGACGGTGCTGTCTGAGAGCTCGGCGGTGAGCAACTCCCTGGACTCTTGGTCGGTCCCTGCGGCTAAGACGACAGCGGTTGTCTTCGGCCTGGACCATGACTCGGTGGATAACGTCCCCATTTGACTTCTCCTTTTCGCGACTTGATCGCTACTTAGTAAGCAATCCTAACAAAAGCTCTGGGTAAGCACAGCCGAGCCATGGCAACATTTCGATATCGCTTTAGCGTTTTCCAAGGAGGACTTTTCCGAATCTCCAATCAGATAGGGGCCGTTTCGCGCCGTTGCCATGGCGTGTCACCCCCTAATCTGATTGGAGATTCCAACGGGATCTCAGACGGGACCTCAACGGAAAACAAGAGCTATCCTTCCCAGGGCGGCAAGATCAGGATTGCCCACGTCAGAAGAGGAATCAAGAAGATCAGAATCCAGCACCAGACAAACAGGCGCCGGTAGACATATTCGCTTTGATACGAGGAGTTGGCGACCGCCAGCGCCCCGTTTGTGGAGAAGGGCGAGACGTCGACGGCGGATGAAGAGACGGAGAGGGCGGCGATCAGCATTGTTGCACTAACCGCCGCCGGAATGCCGCCGACTGTGACCAGGAAAGGAACCGACAATGGGATCAGAGCTCCCAGGATTCCGGTTGTGGAAGCAAAGGCTGAAACGATTGCTCCAACTAGCAAAATGATGATTGTGGCTAGTTTCGGGTCGCCCAGGTTCGCGGCGATGTGGCCGATCCACTCGATGATGCCCTGTCGCTCGAGCATCGAGACATAGGTGACGATGCCGCCAACCAGAAGAATGGTTGGCCAGGCGATCTGACCGACGCTTCCCTTGGCAGATTTTGGAAAGAGCAAGGTAAGGACCGCGCCGACGGCCAGGGCGGTGAGGCCAACGTCTAGGCCGAAGACCAGGACTAGGACCGCCATCAGTGCGATGCCCACGATGGTGACAATGCGCTCGACGCTAGTTTCGTGATTCTCTAGGTCGCTTCGAACGGAGCGGTCGTTTTCGATTTCGAGGGGATCGGCATCTTCGTTTGCGGGCGGCGCCTGTCTATATATCAGCCAGGTGATCAGGAAGATTATGAAGCTGGTGATGAAGACAAGCCCCCAGGTAATCAGCGGCTTGTAGAGAGCGACCAAGTCTTCACCCGACCTCATCACCACGGAATCCACGATTATTCCGTAGACACCCATCGGAGAGAATGATCCCGCCGTGGCCCCCTGAATGATTGCTTGCGCCATCGGAAGCGGGTTCAGGTCGTTGCGTCTGGCAAAGCTAAGGGCTATCGGCATCAGGATTGCCGCGGCCGCCGGGGTTGCTGCGCCAATGGCTGTTAGTAGCGCGGTCACGAAGAACATGACGAACGGGAACCAGAGTGCGTGGCCTCCAACCAGGCGCAACCCCTGGGCAACAATCCAGTTGACAGTTCCGTTATTTGTGGCAATGGAGAACAGGTATGTGACGCCGATAAGGGTGAAAAAGAGACTGAGAGGGAAGCCGCTTTCGATCGTTGAAACCGACTCTCCGAACAGAAGGGGGCCGACAATGGTCGCGGCGACAACGGCGGCGATTCCCATCTGAAGCTTGCTGACGGTGCCGATGAGGAAGACAACGACAAGGACCAGCAGGGAGATGATCGCCGAAGTAGTGTCTATGTCAGCCATCATGCCCCGTCTTTGAAAAGTGGTGACCCAGATAACAAAATCTTACTAGATGCTCGCGTTGATAAACGGTGTTAGAGAGGGGATTGCGGGCGTGCTCCGGTAGGGTGGTTTCTGCTGGATAACGCCGGTTGAGGCTAGAGGGACGGGGAACAGGGTGCGCGCGGAAGTTGACGTTTCAGGAGTCGAAGAAGTCGAGCTCAAGGCAGCCGCCGCCGACTTCCGAATCGGTTTTGCCGATGTGTCCACGGCGGTGTTGAGTGTCGAGGGGGAGGAAGCAGATTACTGGACCCTTTCACGGGAGGCCAACTTGCTGAAGATAAGCAGCGGCCCTCGCAGACCGCTTAGTGGAGCCGGAGCAAAACTTCTTGCTGGAGTAAAGACGAACGCTGTTTTGACGCTACCTCAAGCGCTGAATGACGGACGATTGGTTCTGGAGTTGGATATTGCCGCCTGCAAGTTCCATGGTGCGGGAGCTTTTCTCGCCGTGGAGGCCGATTTGGCAGCATCCGAGTTTGATTTGGCGGCTCAGGTGCAAGAAGCGCGGATCGGGCTGGCGGCTGGCAAAGCTCGAGTTCTGCTGGAAAATACCGCCAAAGTGGAGTTGAAGATTGCAGCCGGCAGTTTGTCGGGGTGGCTGAAGGGCGGCGCTCCTTCATTTCTTAGAGTGGAAGTTGCTACGGGTTCAGCCGATCTGATCGTTCCGCCAGTGCCGTATCGGGTAAAGAAGGGGTCGGTCTTAGGATCGACGGACTTGAGAGTGAAAGAGGACGCCTCCTCTCCAAGCATGATCGACATCGAGGTAGCCGTGGGTCAGGTGTCGATCGAGCCTCAGGTGGAGCCAGGAGCACAGCTTTAGGGAGAGCAGAACGCAATGAAGATTCTGGTAACAGACAGTACGGAGTTGAACTTCGAGGTTCCCGAAGGCGTAATCGTTGTTCCGTTCGATGAGGAGCTACCGATCCCAGCCGAGCACATGGATGCTGAGGTGGTGATCTGTTGGGGAGCTTATCCGTCCCTCGTCTGTTTGCGCGATATGCCGAATCTTGGGTGGGTGCAGTCGCTGTCGGCAGGGACGGACGCTTTCTCACGAGCGGGCCTGCCGGAAGGTACGATCCTGACGTCAGGTCGAGGGCTGCACGACCTAACTGTGACAGAGCACGCGGTTGCACTGCTGCTCGCTTTGGTTCGTCAGATCCCGGATCTGGTCCACGCGCAAGATGAGCATCGCTGGGCGCAAGAGAAACGAGGGCCTAAGCCGGTGTTTGATCCTGAGCGACTCACCACCCTGATTGGAGCTCGTGTCTTGATTTGGGGGTTCGGGTCGATTGGGCAGGCAATGGCTCCGGTGCTTGAGGCTCTCGGGTGTCAGGTTCGGGGAGTGGCGCACGAGTCCGGGGAACGCGCTGGATACCAGGTACTAGCTGTTCGCGACATCCACCAGGCCCTGCCGGAGACTGATGCGTTGGTGATGGTTCTACCCTCGCAGCCCGATACGGACGGGGCGCTGAGTGCCGAAGTTCTCGACCTTCTGCCGGACCGTTCGGTTGTTTGTAACGTCGGACGAGGTTCGACGATTGATGAAGATGCACTGATAAGAGCTCTGAAGGAGCGCCGCATCGCAGGTGCCGCCCTGGACGTGATGCCAGTGGAACCACTGCCGGCGGATTCGCCTCTTTGGGATGCTCCGAACTGCCTCCTCTCCCCACATATCGCGGGCTGGCGCGCATACAGAGCGGGCGAGCTGATCAACTACAACTTCAGGGCTTACATTGCGGGAACTCCACTCAAGAACGAAGTCAAGCATTTGTGCTAGGTGGTTGTCTCTCCGCATCCTCTTGGGCCTTCGAGCAGAACACCCCGGCCCACTCAAAGTCCTGATCAATTTGTACGTCTGCGCATCGGGGCCTATACATTGCAACTCCAGGGTTTCTTGAGGGTAGGTCCCGATTTGCAGGTCTATAAGGTCCCGATTTGCAGGTCTGAGAAAGAGGGATCAGGGGTTAGCGCTTCATCCAGTTCTTGATCTGCCAGGTTCCTTCGTCATCCGTCATCTCAACGATTCCCGCGTTGTCGACGTAGGGATATTCTTCGAGATCGGTGACGCCTGCGCGTAGGCGCGACCAAGTTCGGATGATGGCACCGTGAGCCACGATGACCAGGGCGCCAGGGGTGTCTGCGCGTTCATGAGCTCGCTGGATCGCCCGATCAAAACGGTCGATTACCTGATGTCCACTCTCGCCGCCGGGCATGACCTCATCAAGATTGCCGTGAGACCACTCCAGCACGCGCGACCGATAGGCGCGAACGGAAGGGATATCCGTGTTCATCTCAAGGGAACCTGCCCCGATTTCTCGCAGGTCTGGGTCGATTACCGGATCAAGGTTGATCGCTTTGGCAAGATAGCTGGCGGTCTGAGCTGTTCGGGTTCGATCCGAAATGGCCATGTGGGCGATCTCGACATCCTCGAATCGCTCCGGCAGTGTTGCCGCTTGTTGCCAGCCCAAATCGGTTAGTTCGGCTCCGGGAAGTGCCGTGTCCAGCGCTCCCGCAACGTTGGCCGTGGTTTGTCCGTGTCTAACTAGGAAGAGTCGCATATGTCTGAGTAGCCTGTGGTCCAGTCTTGTCGGTTGTCTATATTGGTCGTTGCTGTCGGGGTTCCGGAGGAAGTTAGTGAGTGCAGAGGCCCTGCGCGTGCAGGGCGCCGAGCATGTCCGCTTTCTCGGATGCGGGATTGCCCGGCTTCCGGATCAGCTGGTCGGTGTAGGTATCCTGCCGCTTTCCGCCCTCACGAAGGTCGTAGTACTCCTGAATCACCTGGTCGTAGTCGGCCCAGGCCTGCTTGTACTGGGCGGATTCAAAATCGGGATACGTGTCAACCGAGATGGTGATTTCGCGAGGGAGGCGAGGCTTCATTTGCGGATTCTGGTTCGGGTGCCCGATTAATATCCCTAGCAGGGGGAAAGTGTATTTAGGAAGCTTCATTGCGTCGATCAAATCTTCGGGGTCCGTACGAATCGAACCGAGAAGGCAGGTGCCAAGACCTAGACTCTCGGCGGCGACAACTACGTTCTGGGCTGCCAACACCGCGTCATCGGCACCCTGCAAGAACGCGCCAGTGCGGCCCAGCGGCTCAAGATCCGCTCCAGCCGCTTCGCGCACGCGGGCGGTCTTGCTCAAATCAACAACGAAGACAAGCAGTTCGCCCTGAGGAGCGCCAACGTATGGCTGTCCGGAAGACCTGTAAATCCGCTGTCGTATCTGGGGATCCTTAATGCGAAGAATTGTGAGTCCCTGGTAGAAACCGGACGAGGCCGTGTGCCTTGCGACATCCAGCAGGGTCGCCATCACGTCCTCCGCAACAGGTTCATCCGTGAAAGCGCGAATAGTGCGGTGCGCTAGTTGCGTCTCGATTGTCGAGTTCAACACGAGTCCCTCGACCGGAGGCTCCTCAACAATGGAGGGAAATTCAGGGGGAAATCCGGGGTCGGCCGCGGAGGTCATTTGCTACTCACCTGTTTCTTGTTCACTGAGGGATTCCTACAAAAGGCTAGTTGGTCTTTGGAGCGCGGAGAGCCTTCCACAAAAGCTGCGCAGCGACGAACGCCAAGAAGATCGCGAAGAAGATATTTGCAATTTCGGGAGGTGCAGCGGATGCTGCGAGGGACCCGAGATAGGTTGTTGCGCAGGCTGGAAGCCCGACAATGGCTGCCGCAGCAAGGTCAACGTTTTTCCGTTTGAAGTTGGATACCGTGCCGGTTAGCGCCGTCGGGATCATCACCAGTAGAGATGTCCCCTTGGCGATCAAGTCAGAGACGCCAAAAAAGAGCATGAGTGCGGGTACCACCACTATGCCTCCGCCAACGCCCAGCAGACCGGAGAGGGTTCCCGTCACGAATCCAAGAGCAACCAGACCGATCCCGACGGGCCAGTCGATAGTCAAGGTAGCATCGCGTGACGGCACAACCATGAACAGGCTGACAATCGCTGCGACCATGAAAAGGGCGAAGAATATCTGGAGGGGCTTCCGGCTGATTCGAACCAGCAGCCAAGTGCCTAGCTGAGCTCCGGCAATGGCTCCAAGAGCCAGGAGTAAGGCTCCAATCCAGGAGACCGAGCCGTGGGATGCATAAGAAATAACCCCAACCGAAGCAAGCGGCACGATTGTTGCAAGTGAAGTTCCTGAAGCGAGTCGCTGTGAGAATCCCGCAATGGCCATTAGGCCGGGAACAATGATGATTCCTCCGCCAACACCAAACATTCCAGAAAGGAAACCGGCGGCAATTCCGAGAAGGATCAGGCCAACTATCTGTGCAGCTGTCCTGGTCTGCTTCCCTGATCCAGCGTTGTCCACTCGGGCGCTATTCCTACTCTTGAAGACGGGTCTGTGGTTCTAGAACTCCTCGCCTATGAGACTACTAGCCTCAAGTCGATGGTCGCGCAGAACTTCCACACCTCTGAAGAATAGTCGGATTTGGCCGTTTCAGTCCCAAGTGCTCACATTCAGAGTTGGACACTTGCTAATAACCCGCCTCATTGCTTTGGCCTCAGCTGGCGTTACAGAAAGCGCATAGCGGTGCTTCACGGTCACCTGTCGCCCGACGTACTCGCACTGGAAGTCTTTGTTGGAGGGAAGCCACTGGTCTGCCGTCTTTGCTCCTTTCTCAAAGTTTGCCCCACCATCGACTGCGAGCAGATTCAGCGGATCGTTCGCAAACTGATAACGAGTGGGGGGATCCCACCGCCACGCTCCCGAATACCAGGCGTCAGCAAGAGGAACCACGTGGTCTATCTGCACCTCCTGCGACGTCTGCTCACCCCGTTGGAAGTCAATCAGTCCTGACGAGTACGGGTCATCAAGCACGCCGGTGTCCACTACGCACGGATTACTGCTTTCTCGGTATGTAATCTCAGTAAGATCGCGGGCGAGGACTTCGTTTCGTGTCGAACATCCGTCCCCGTCCAGGTCCGCCCATCCGTCTCCGAACTCGGTTCGGCGGTAGTCTGGAACGTCGGTTCGTCCTCGAATGCTGAGCGAATCCAGGTCGGCCAACAGATCGGGGTTATTACCGGCCCCGGCCCGAGACCATGGGCCCTGCACTTCCGGCAGTTGGAGGATATTCGGGCCGATCCCCGGGACCAGAAGCCAGGCAACAACTCCTATCGCGATAGCAAAAACGAGGGTATTGCGCCACAGGTGCCCGGTGCGGAGGCCGCTGGCAGATCGGCGCGGGTATCTGTGGTTTTCGAAGATCATGCCCCTAACTTTGGCCTATGGGACCGACAGATGCAGACGACTCCGAGTCAAGTTGGGGAAAGCCCCCATTTGCCCGGCCTGTGCGCTATTCGGGATCAACTGCGGGAAGGATAAGGTCAGGTCGGTTGTTTCTCACGTTTCCCACAGCTTTGCCCACACGTCGCGTCACGATTGGTGGTGTCCCAATCTGGTCTATTAGCGCGCGAATATCGCCCAGGTCTGTCAACTCTGGGTTCAGCCAGTCACTCCACGCACTCGTCGGAATAAACAGTGGCATTCGGTCATGAATGTGGCCTAGCGTGTCGGTCGCAGCCCGCGTAATAACAGCGCTGGTAGGAGCGGGTATTGACCGCAACCTCTTCTCCACACCGAGCTCTCCCTGCTCCCACTCGGGTTCCTTCTCGCGTTCCTCGCGAGTCGGCCAGTCGAAAATCCCGGCCATGGCGACTATAGGCTCCGCCCCCGGAGCTGCCGAAGTGCCGTCATCGGTTGCGAGCGATAGAAAGTACGGCTGCTTCTTTCCGTCTGCTTCAACTTTCCACTCGTAGTAACCGTTGGTTGGAATCAGGCAGCGCCGTCTTGACGTCGCTGTTTTGAACGCTGACTTCTCCGTGACCGTTTCTGCTCTTGCGTTGATCAGGGGTTTGAAGGAGTCTTTGGCCCAGAATGGGACCAGGCCCCACTTCATGAGATCCAGTTCGCGCTGCTCATCAGACTTGGTTCGTACGGATCGGATCAGTTGGGAGGGTGCCTCATTGAAAGACTCTCCATGCTCGCCCTCAACCACGTCGATGTCGAATAGGCGAACTAGTTCTTGGTCGTCCGCATACAGGGTGAATCGTCCACACATACATCAAGAATGACACGAGGTGCCGACAACGCAATGTGGGGCTAGTTCTCCTCGTCTACTTCGTCCAACTCTCGCTTCAGGTTCGCGAGGTCTTCGGGCGGGTTACCGCCTCGATGCGGAAAACCAGAGCGCGTGTTTAGCAGACGACGCAGCTGTGCTGGAGTGATGGAGAGACTCCAGTCAGTGTGAACCGGTAGCTGCCACTTCCTCCAGTGCGCCAGAACGGTAAAGGAAGATCCAATGACGGTTGCCAAAACCATTCCCCACATCGGAAGACCGAGGGAGTACATCGTTACCATGATCCCCGCCGATACCAGGGCGGGAGTGGCATATAGGTTGTTGCCTCCAAAGACTGTGGGCACATTTCCCGCAGTTATGTCGCGGATCATTCCCCCGCCGATGGCAGTGGTGATACCCAGCAGGAGTGCTGGCATCACCCCGTATCCGAATGACATAGTCTTCATGGCCCCGGTCGCGGCCCACGCCCCCAGAACGACTCCGTCAGCAACGATCAACGCGACGACCCAAAAGCGGTTCTTCAGCTTCCAAAAGAACGCGATGGCGGCTCCAACTAAGGCGGTGGAAATGTAGAGCGGGTCCGTAATGGCGACGGGGGGCGTCTGTAGCATTACGTCGCGGATTATGCCCCCGGCCATAGCAGACATCACGGCGAGGATCACGAAGCCAACTGCATCAAAGTGCTTTTGACGAGCCAGCTTGCCACCGAGGATTCCGTTTAGTAGCACCCCAATCAAATCGATGGTACGGAACAGATCATGAACCGCCACGACGTTGATGTCTTGCACTGCCTTTGGTCAGTCCTTGGCGTCGTAGACGTCAACGACGGTTGCCTCGATAGGCTCACTTCCAGCTATGCTGCGATACGTTGCCTCTGCCATCCTGTCGGTCACAGCCATTCCGCGTTCCCGTACGATGTCTGCTGCGTGGTTCGCCGCCCCTTCGATTGGCCTAGAAACCACTGCCGTATGGCGGAGTCTGGTCGCCAGTCTCTTTACTGCTGCATAAGGCTTGGGTCCGGCCTTCGATCCCAGAAGGAACGCAACTCCCAGGGCCAGTATGGTTCCGATCTTCTTCATGCTGTTGCTCTCTAACCCCGGCTCGCGTCCGGGAACGGTCGG
The sequence above is a segment of the Actinomycetaceae bacterium MB13-C1-2 genome. Coding sequences within it:
- a CDS encoding SLC13 family permease — encoded protein: MMADIDTTSAIISLLVLVVVFLIGTVSKLQMGIAAVVAATIVGPLLFGESVSTIESGFPLSLFFTLIGVTYLFSIATNNGTVNWIVAQGLRLVGGHALWFPFVMFFVTALLTAIGAATPAAAAILMPIALSFARRNDLNPLPMAQAIIQGATAGSFSPMGVYGIIVDSVVMRSGEDLVALYKPLITWGLVFITSFIIFLITWLIYRQAPPANEDADPLEIENDRSVRSDLENHETSVERIVTIVGIALMAVLVLVFGLDVGLTALAVGAVLTLLFPKSAKGSVGQIAWPTILLVGGIVTYVSMLERQGIIEWIGHIAANLGDPKLATIIILLVGAIVSAFASTTGILGALIPLSVPFLVTVGGIPAAVSATMLIAALSVSSSAVDVSPFSTNGALAVANSSYQSEYVYRRLFVWCWILIFLIPLLTWAILILPPWEG
- a CDS encoding NTP transferase domain-containing protein, with protein sequence MGTLSTESWSRPKTTAVVLAAGTDQESRELLTAELSDSTVVQLALDNVREVIPPDRIIVVVSKGDTKIRELLGPELTYVEQSEALGTGNAVALAQDSIPADTEQLLVTYGDTPLLRADSLRGLLNRHHLLAADFSLLTAHVDQPLPYGRVQRGDSGRVAAIIEPEDLADSAQNHEINVGSYVAAPATLLEKIDSLAKQDEHRLTEVARSFIDEGQRISTYRIYDTDEVQGINTDEELQKAADIVLKRLFMPKKDTDTTIKFGTGGWRAIIGEGYTLGNLRRLSQAIANEATRQGIEDKGVVIGGDRRFLSRESAEAAAEVFAGNNIPVTLLPDDVPTPLVTFAAPYLGAAYGIIITSSHNPPNWNGVKVFRADGSLPLDVETDRYQDEANALTVDDVISLDLALAKKAGIVVEKSLTDPYIDAIEEIVDVEEVRGRGLRVIVDPMYGTSQLTLGTILSDMRVQSEFIHSSHNPLFGGVAPAPDSERLSALIGMIKAGEGKYDLGMATDGDSDRIGIVDETGEYITTNDLLLLLYWYLHEVRGEKGGVVRNVATTHLLDRLAHHFGEEVRECKVGFKHVTAGMEEIDAVMGGESSGGLTIRGWILGKDGIFACALVAEMLARTGKRISELREMIYQITGRLYQLEAGVPATPEMRVAVPRRLEAEPLTHIGPYPVVEVRREDGVKIMLENDNWALLRFSGTEPVLRMFVEADSPEKAQELLDWLKGFVTA
- a CDS encoding NAD(P)-dependent oxidoreductase — protein: MKILVTDSTELNFEVPEGVIVVPFDEELPIPAEHMDAEVVICWGAYPSLVCLRDMPNLGWVQSLSAGTDAFSRAGLPEGTILTSGRGLHDLTVTEHAVALLLALVRQIPDLVHAQDEHRWAQEKRGPKPVFDPERLTTLIGARVLIWGFGSIGQAMAPVLEALGCQVRGVAHESGERAGYQVLAVRDIHQALPETDALVMVLPSQPDTDGALSAEVLDLLPDRSVVCNVGRGSTIDEDALIRALKERRIAGAALDVMPVEPLPADSPLWDAPNCLLSPHIAGWRAYRAGELINYNFRAYIAGTPLKNEVKHLC
- a CDS encoding helix-turn-helix domain-containing protein; amino-acid sequence: MLKSGRATPIHFSTLDAICKVLECQPGDILEYAPDS
- a CDS encoding histidine phosphatase family protein, with translation MRLFLVRHGQTTANVAGALDTALPGAELTDLGWQQAATLPERFEDVEIAHMAISDRTRTAQTASYLAKAINLDPVIDPDLREIGAGSLEMNTDIPSVRAYRSRVLEWSHGNLDEVMPGGESGHQVIDRFDRAIQRAHERADTPGALVIVAHGAIIRTWSRLRAGVTDLEEYPYVDNAGIVEMTDDEGTWQIKNWMKR